Sequence from the Clostridium butyricum genome:
CAATTGTTATGTTGAGCAGGCATTTTTTGAAGGGTACATGTTTGTTAAAGAAGAAAATGTAAAAGATAAAATTAATATTATAACTACAACATGTAGTCAAAAATCTTTTCAAATTGACTTAGTTAATGCAGATGTAGTAACTAAGCAAGGGGTTGTAAATTACAGATTTTAGTTCGCAATACTTTTATTGTGCGAAGGAGGATAAATATGAAATTGGATTTACCAATAATTAAATTTAGAGGTTGGGATAATGCAAGTAATCAAATGTTACCTGTAGAAAAAATTGATTTTAGAGAAAATTGTATTAGCTTAAATGAAGGTGACAATTCATTAAGTGATACTTTTGAAATGATTGATTTGATGCAATATACGGGGTTGAAAGATGTAAATGGAAAAGAAATTTATGTTGGAGACATTGTAAAATGTACTGAAATAAGAGGAGAAGAATTAAAAGAATATGTTTCTGCTATTGAATATGATGATTGCGATTTGATAGTCCATGAAAGTGAAATGTGTGATACTTGTTTAAGTTTATTTGCTCCAGGAATAGAGAAACTTCCACTTACTGAAATAGAAGTTGTAGGAAATATTTATGAAAGCTCAGAGCTATTAGAACAAATTTAATTCATAATAATTTAAAATTGGTGGGAAGGAATATGTAATGGATATTGAAATAAATAAGACTAAAGAATATACCTTTGATAAAGTATATAGTGATTTACTAACTGGTAGAACGATTATAACAAGTAAAAATAGTGGATATAGTTATAGATCAGAACATAAAGAAGAAGAAATTAAATTAAAATTCTTCAATCCAGTAATATCAATATGGCAGCCAAGTAATTATTTTTCAAGTGAAGAAATTTTGGACAAGTGGTATGCTACACAAGCTTAACTTAATAAAAAAGGTGTTCGTGATGAACACCTCATACATAAATTAGAGAATCAGATTTGGAAGGTTAGTTCTCTAATTATCTATCTATATTATAACATATTGAAGGATAGGTGATAAACATGGCAGAAATGAAAAATATATTTAATCTTTATAGAGAAAATAAATGCAAAATTGAAAATTTAAAGATTGAAATTGAAAATTTAAGATTAAATGGAGTAAAGGAAAATGATGTTTCAATACAAATGTTAATTTTAAATATAAATAAACTAGAAAATGAAAATAAGAGAATTGACAATAAGCTTAAGCTATTACCTGAAAATGAATATAAAGTTGTGAAATTAGTTTTTATAGATGGAATTGATAAAAAAAGAGTTTCTAAAACAATAGATAGAAGTATAAGACAAGTTGATAGAATTTTAAATAAAGCTGCTAAAAAAATAATAATATGAGGGTGCAAAAAATGAACTCTTTATTTTTTATATGTCTTAAAAGTGTCTTAATAATGTCCTAAAAATGTCTCACAAATGTCTTGAAATTTGTGATAATATAAAACCAACAAGAAAATGTCCCATTTTATGGTATGGAATAACTATATTCTTTTTTAGTATTGGAGGTGTATCTTATGTTGGATAATCAAATGGTAAAAGAACTATATCTCAAAGGGGAAAATTATATTAGAATTGCAAGCATCTTAAATGCTAAACCAGATACAATAAGAAAACATATCTATAGAAATTTAAGAGAATTTAGAAATTCACATGAAGCAGAAAAAATAAGAAGAAAAGAAATCGATAGAATAACAAGATATGAATCTAAAAGCTGTATGAGTGATAATGTTTTTATTAATAAGAATAGATCTGTTTATAAAACTGATGCAGAGGGGAATATTGTTATTAACAAAGATGTTGCACCGGTGATTTCGTTTGATACTCCTAGAAGGTTAGTTAATGAACATAGCAAAAAGTTAATTAATAAGAGAATAATGAAAAGTAATTATAAGAGAGATGAGCTGTTTGGATAACAGCTCTTATTTTTTGAAAGAAGGTGGGAACATGAAAGAAATATATACTACTTATTTTTGTATTAAGTGTAAAAAGACAACGATTTTGTTGACAGATGAAGTTGATGATACAGTAAGAAATGGGAACTATTTATCATGTTCTCATTGTGGATATAAAAGAATTCATATTGAAGATAAGCTTAATGATTTAAGGCAATGTATGAATCATGAATCTTATAAAAAAGTTAACGGAAAGATAAGGCAGGTGAGACGATGAATACCGTTGAACCTATAAGAAAAATGGAAGATATTTATGATATTGCTGATTATTTAAAGATACATAGTGAAAGAAACTATGTTCTATTTATGTTTGGAATTTATACTGGTCTGAGGATTTCCGATATATTAAAATTCAGAATAAGGGATCTTAGAGATAGTAGCGGAAAAACTAAAGAATATTTTTATATACGTGAAGAAAAAACTGGAAAAGAAAAGCGAATGAAAATACCTAAAGATTTAAAATATATTCTTGAAAGTTTTATGAAAGATAAGCTTGATTATGAATATATTTTTTTAAGCAAAAAAGGGAAAAATAGACCAATATCAAGACAACAAGCATATAGAATATTAACTGATGCAGCTGAGAAGTTTGGACTTGAATCTATTGGATGCCATACTCTTAGAAAAACGTTTGGGTATCAATTATATCAAAGAACTCATGATGGAATAACGATAAAAGAGATATTAAACCATTCGGATTTATCGACAACACTTAGATATATAGGAGTTAACCAAGATAGGAAAGACAAGATAGTAGAAGAAGTAAGCTATCTTAGACGATAAAAGCGGAAGCGCTTTTTTATTTGTCTATAAATGTTACATAAAAAAGGCATGTAAAATTAAAGTGGAAGATTTTTAGTATATATATTGGAAATTATTTTTTTGAAAGTATGTTACAGAATTATAAGATATGTAACATTAATTAACTATAGAAGTAGGAATATAGTTAATTGTGTTGAATAATATTATTATGGGAAAGAGGTGAAAAAATGGTGGATCAGGATTTGAAAGACTATTTGTTTTTTAAAGATAAGTATAGAAATGATAGTAAAGAAAAAAGAATAAGAATATATAATTTATTAAAACTTGCTACTGAAGACATAGAAAATAATAGGACTATAATAGTAGAGGACAAGAGTTTTAGTATTGTTAGTATGATATTAGGAACTATAACAATACTTTTTGCAATAGATAAGTTTGTAAATGTAGGTCAATGGTATAGTTTTTGTATTATGCTTATTGTCATATTTATGTGTATTGTAGGACTATATTATTTACATAATAACAAAATTGCCATAAAGGATAGTAAAAAAAAGTTTAAAGATGAGCGAAGTGAAATTCATATGAATAAGTTAGAATTGCAAGCGCTAAAAGAGTTATTATCTGAAGAAAACAATTTTAATATTTAGGAACAAAGAACTAAAAGATTAGTTATCTTTTAGTTCTTTGTTGTTTATTTTTATATAATAGTATAGGTTCTTTCAGAGAATAAAATGCCCCGAGGGTCTAGCGATGCCCAAAACTTTTCTAGTTACAAAAAAATTTTTAAAGGTGTTTCCGTTACCGAATTAAGAGAGGAGGATGTATTTTGAGCAATGATGTTAAGAAAATAGATAATGTTGAGAAGGTAACAGTATCGAGTACAGTATTATCTAATTTGTTTGGATTGACTACACGAAGAATAAGACAGCTTGAAAATGAAGGTGTTATCCAAAAGATTGCACGTGGTAAATATTCATTACAGGACAATATAAAAAGTTATATAACTTACATAAAAGCATCGGCAGATCTTAAAGAAAATAAAACTGAAGCAGGTAAAATTGATTATGATGAAGAACATGCATTACTGGAAAGAAGAAAAAGAGAGAAGATTGAACTTGAACTTGCAGCAATGCGTGGTACTATGCATTATAGTGAAGATGTTGAAAGAGTGATGAACGATATGCTTTCTAATTTCAAAGCCAAAATACTTGCACTCCCATCAAGAGCAGCACCAAGATTAATAACTCTTAGTACAATAGCTGATATTCAAGAAATTTTGCAGAATGAAGTATTAGATGCGTTAAATGAAATGAGCAAGTATAATCCTAATGATTTCTATAGTAATGAATATGTTGATGTTTTAGATGATGAGGTACAAAATGAGTCGAAAGAAACTACAGATTCATAAAAGAACTATTGATTTATTTAAAAAATTAGCATCTATCCTAGAACCACCACCATTGCTTACAGTTTCAAGCTGGGCAGATAACTATAGAAAGTTGTCACCTGAAAGTTCTGCTGAACCTGGCCAATGGAAAACTTCAAGAGCAGAATACCAAAGGGAAATTATGGATTCATTATCAAACAAAGAAACTGAAACTATTGTTGTCATGAGTAGTGCCCAAGTAGGGAAAACAGAACTTATTAATAATATCATTGGATATTTTATTGATTATGATCCATCACCAATAATGTTACTGATGCCGACATTGGATTTGGCAACATCTTATTCTAGAAAAAGACTTGCGCCAATGATAAGAGATACACCGACATTGAAAGAAAAAGTAAAAGATGCAAAATCAAGAGATTCTGATAATACTCTTTTAGAAAAAGGATTTCCAGGAGGGTATGTTGCTTTGACTGGTGCCAATTCACCAACAGGATTATCTTCAAGACCTATAAGGATTCTATTAGCTGATGAGGTTGATAGATTCCCACAAAGTGCAGGTATTGAAGGTGATCCTTTATCTTTGGCTGAAAAAAGAACAAAAACTTTCTGGAACAAGAAAAAATTCTTTGTATCAACTCCTACAGAAAAAGGTATTTCAAGAATTGAGATGGAGTTTGATGAAAGTACAAAGGAAGAATGGTGCTTACCTTGTCCTATATGTGGTAAATTTCAGCCACTAAGATGGGGAAATATTAAATTTGAAGATGTTACTCATGAATGTGAATTCTGTGGTGAGAGGTTTAATGAATTTGAATGGAAAGCTAATAAAGGAAAATGGATTGCAGAACATCCAGAAAGAATAAAAAAACGGGGATTTCATTTAAATGCATTGGCTTCACCATGGGAAAGATGGGAAGATATTATTGAAGATTTTAAAAATGCTAAGAAGAATGGTGCAGAAACATTGAAAACATGGGTTAACACTTCGCTTGGTGAAGTATGGGAAGATAATG
This genomic interval carries:
- a CDS encoding phage terminase large subunit family protein — translated: MSRKKLQIHKRTIDLFKKLASILEPPPLLTVSSWADNYRKLSPESSAEPGQWKTSRAEYQREIMDSLSNKETETIVVMSSAQVGKTELINNIIGYFIDYDPSPIMLLMPTLDLATSYSRKRLAPMIRDTPTLKEKVKDAKSRDSDNTLLEKGFPGGYVALTGANSPTGLSSRPIRILLADEVDRFPQSAGIEGDPLSLAEKRTKTFWNKKKFFVSTPTEKGISRIEMEFDESTKEEWCLPCPICGKFQPLRWGNIKFEDVTHECEFCGERFNEFEWKANKGKWIAEHPERIKKRGFHLNALASPWERWEDIIEDFKNAKKNGAETLKTWVNTSLGEVWEDNEGEGAEKDELINRREFYTAEVPPQVILLTAGVDVQDDRLEIEVVGWGLNRETWGIEYKVIYGDPSKSIVWTQLDLYLSKTFWYPEGEGLVISATCIDSGGHNTEEVYKFCKVREQRRIYAIKGMGGYGIPFIHKMSRNNLIKCMLFILGVDNGKENILSRLNIKEIGPGYCHFPIEEDKGYDEKYFKALTSEKRVLKIKKGKRTYEWVKKSSGIRNEAFDLRNYANAAYEILNPNVEEMAKRNMNGNIFMQINRNNRKKKNKSSKGL
- a CDS encoding AC76 family protein is translated as MKDYLFFKDKYRNDSKEKRIRIYNLLKLATEDIENNRTIIVEDKSFSIVSMILGTITILFAIDKFVNVGQWYSFCIMLIVIFMCIVGLYYLHNNKIAIKDSKKKFKDERSEIHMNKLELQALKELLSEENNFNI
- a CDS encoding YopX family protein codes for the protein MKLDLPIIKFRGWDNASNQMLPVEKIDFRENCISLNEGDNSLSDTFEMIDLMQYTGLKDVNGKEIYVGDIVKCTEIRGEELKEYVSAIEYDDCDLIVHESEMCDTCLSLFAPGIEKLPLTEIEVVGNIYESSELLEQI
- a CDS encoding tyrosine-type recombinase/integrase, which encodes MNTVEPIRKMEDIYDIADYLKIHSERNYVLFMFGIYTGLRISDILKFRIRDLRDSSGKTKEYFYIREEKTGKEKRMKIPKDLKYILESFMKDKLDYEYIFLSKKGKNRPISRQQAYRILTDAAEKFGLESIGCHTLRKTFGYQLYQRTHDGITIKEILNHSDLSTTLRYIGVNQDRKDKIVEEVSYLRR